A genomic stretch from Georgenia muralis includes:
- a CDS encoding fumarate reductase/succinate dehydrogenase flavoprotein subunit, producing MTTTDTLVAGLYSEGEALVDSKEPAGPLAERWSTRKFSARLVNPANRRKLHVIIVGTGLAGASAAATLGEAGYQVSSFFYQDSPRRAHSIAAQGGINAAKNYKNDNDSVYRLFYDTVKGGDFRARESNVYRLAEVSASIIDQAVAQGVPFAREYGGLLDNRSFGGVQVSRTFYARGQTGQQLLIGAYQALERQVAAGTVTTFSRHEMLELVVVDGRARGIIVRDMVTGAIETHLADVVVLATGGYGNVFYLSTNAMGSNVTATWRAHRKGAHFANPCYTQIHPTCIPVSGDYQSKLTLMSESLRNDGRIWVPKAPDDTRDPREIPEAERDYYLERIYPAFGNLVPRDIASRAAKYVCDEGRGVGPEVGGVRRGVYLDFADAIARLGKASVAAKYGNLFDMYQRITGEDPYEVPMRIYPAVHYTMGGLWVDYDLQSSVPGLFVAGEANFSDHGANRLGASALMQGLSDGYFVLPNTINDYLADGPFEKVPADHPAVVEAVESVRSRIARLLGARGTRSVDSFHKELGHIMWEYCGMERTEEGLRLAIGRIRELREEFWRDVRVLGTNEELNQALERANRVADFIDLGELMCIDALHRRESCGGHFRAESQTPDGEALRDDEHFAYVAAWEWGGDGVPVLHKEDLNYEYVEMKQRSYK from the coding sequence ATGACAACGACTGACACGCTCGTCGCCGGCCTGTACAGCGAGGGCGAGGCGCTCGTCGACAGCAAGGAGCCCGCCGGCCCGCTCGCCGAGCGGTGGTCCACGCGCAAGTTCTCCGCCCGCCTGGTCAACCCCGCCAACCGCCGCAAGCTCCACGTGATCATCGTCGGCACGGGCCTGGCCGGGGCGTCCGCCGCCGCCACGCTCGGCGAGGCCGGCTACCAGGTCAGCTCGTTCTTCTACCAGGACTCCCCGCGGCGCGCGCACTCCATCGCCGCCCAGGGTGGGATCAACGCCGCGAAGAACTACAAGAACGACAACGACTCCGTCTACCGGCTGTTCTACGACACGGTCAAGGGCGGGGACTTCCGGGCGCGGGAGTCCAACGTGTACCGCCTCGCCGAGGTCAGCGCGAGCATCATCGACCAGGCCGTGGCCCAGGGCGTGCCGTTCGCCCGTGAGTACGGCGGCCTGCTGGACAACCGCTCGTTCGGCGGCGTGCAGGTCTCGCGCACCTTCTACGCCCGTGGGCAGACCGGCCAGCAGCTGCTCATCGGCGCCTACCAGGCGCTCGAGCGCCAGGTGGCGGCCGGCACCGTGACCACGTTCTCCCGGCACGAGATGCTCGAGCTCGTCGTCGTCGACGGGCGCGCACGCGGCATCATCGTGCGCGACATGGTCACCGGTGCCATCGAGACCCACCTGGCCGACGTCGTCGTCCTGGCCACGGGCGGCTACGGCAACGTCTTCTACCTCTCCACCAACGCGATGGGCTCCAACGTCACCGCGACCTGGCGCGCGCACCGCAAGGGCGCCCACTTCGCCAACCCCTGCTACACCCAGATCCACCCCACGTGCATCCCGGTGTCGGGCGACTACCAGTCCAAGCTCACCCTCATGAGCGAGTCGCTGCGCAACGACGGGCGCATCTGGGTGCCCAAGGCGCCGGACGACACCCGCGACCCGCGGGAGATCCCCGAGGCCGAGCGGGACTACTACCTCGAGCGGATCTACCCCGCCTTCGGCAACCTCGTGCCCCGCGACATCGCCTCACGCGCGGCGAAGTACGTCTGCGACGAGGGGCGCGGGGTGGGACCGGAGGTCGGCGGCGTCCGGCGCGGGGTCTACCTCGACTTCGCCGACGCCATCGCCCGCCTGGGCAAGGCGTCCGTCGCGGCGAAGTACGGCAACCTCTTCGACATGTACCAGCGCATCACGGGCGAGGACCCCTACGAGGTCCCCATGCGCATCTACCCGGCCGTGCACTACACGATGGGCGGGCTCTGGGTGGACTACGACCTCCAGTCCTCCGTGCCGGGGCTCTTCGTCGCCGGCGAGGCGAACTTCTCCGACCACGGCGCCAACCGCCTGGGCGCCTCCGCGCTCATGCAGGGCCTGTCGGACGGGTACTTCGTCCTGCCGAACACCATCAACGACTACCTCGCGGACGGCCCCTTCGAGAAGGTCCCCGCCGACCACCCCGCCGTCGTCGAGGCCGTCGAGTCCGTCCGGTCGCGCATCGCGCGCCTCCTCGGCGCCCGCGGCACACGGTCCGTCGACTCCTTCCACAAGGAGCTCGGCCACATCATGTGGGAGTACTGCGGGATGGAACGCACCGAGGAGGGCCTGCGCCTGGCCATCGGGCGCATCCGTGAGCTGCGCGAGGAGTTCTGGCGCGACGTGCGCGTGCTGGGCACCAACGAGGAGCTCAACCAGGCGCTCGAGCGGGCCAACCGGGTGGCCGACTTCATCGACCTCGGCGAGCTCATGTGCATCGACGCGCTCCACCGGCGCGAGTCCTGCGGCGGGCACTTCCGGGCGGAGTCGCAGACCCCGGACGGGGAGGCGCTGCGCGACGACGAGCACTTCGCCTACGTCGCCGCGTGGGAGTGGGGCGGCGACGGCGTCCCGGTCCTGCACAAGGAAGACCTCAACTACGAGTACGTCGAGATGAAGCAGCGGAGCTACAAGTGA
- a CDS encoding succinate dehydrogenase/fumarate reductase iron-sulfur subunit, whose amino-acid sequence MKITLNVMRQASAAAEPRLVAYELVGISEDMSFLEMLDVLNEELTQRGEDPVAFDSDCREGICGMCGIVINGVAHGPERTTTCQLHMRSFKDGDSITLEPWRASAFPVIKDLVVDRTAFDRIVQAGGYISVNTGAAPDAHAVPVPKAAADRAFEAAACIGCGACVAACPNASAMLFTAAKVTHLGLLPQGQPEREARVVSMLHQHDAEGFGGCTNIGECAAVCPKEIPLDVIGTLNADLGMAMRAGR is encoded by the coding sequence GTGAAGATCACCCTCAACGTCATGCGCCAGGCCTCCGCGGCCGCCGAGCCCCGCCTGGTCGCCTACGAGCTCGTGGGGATCTCCGAGGACATGTCTTTCCTCGAGATGCTCGACGTCCTCAACGAGGAGCTCACCCAGCGCGGCGAGGACCCCGTGGCGTTCGACTCCGACTGCCGCGAGGGCATCTGCGGCATGTGCGGCATCGTCATCAACGGCGTCGCCCACGGGCCCGAGCGGACCACCACGTGCCAGCTCCACATGCGCTCGTTCAAGGACGGCGACTCCATCACCCTGGAGCCGTGGCGCGCCAGCGCGTTCCCGGTGATCAAGGACCTCGTCGTGGACCGCACCGCCTTCGACCGGATCGTCCAGGCCGGCGGCTACATCTCGGTCAACACCGGCGCGGCGCCGGACGCCCACGCGGTCCCGGTGCCCAAGGCCGCCGCCGACCGGGCCTTCGAGGCGGCCGCCTGCATCGGGTGCGGCGCCTGCGTGGCGGCCTGCCCCAACGCCTCGGCGATGCTCTTCACCGCGGCCAAGGTCACGCACCTCGGCCTGCTGCCCCAGGGCCAGCCCGAGCGGGAGGCGCGGGTGGTCAGCATGCTCCACCAGCACGACGCCGAGGGCTTCGGTGGGTGCACGAACATCGGTGAGTGCGCCGCCGTGTGCCCCAAGGAGATCCCGCTCGACGTCATCGGCACCCTCAACGCCGACCTCGGCATGGCGATGCGCGCCGGCCGCTGA
- a CDS encoding ABC transporter substrate-binding protein, whose translation MTRFHTVRAAVGLILSVAVVAGCGSSGDDERAAGNEEAAVIHVGSLYEPQNLSNVDGGGQGVTEALNGNVYESLFKLTDDGELENLLAEDYSVSPDGLTYTVTLREGVAFHSGKPVTSEDVRSSVERVTAESSQSARKSSFEPLASIETPDERTVVFTLATPSISFPYNLSYVWIVNTDAGDLKTEEDGTGPYTVGDWTRGSSLSLARWDEYWGEPAANAEVVFQYFTDASAMGNALLTNEVDILTSVQSPDALAQFEGNPDYTIAEGTSTTKELLAFNDQMAPFDDVQVRKAVYSAIDREKLLSSIWGDYGTLIGSMVPPTDPWYEDLTDVNPYDPALAEELLAEAGLPDGFSFTLDTPTYDPHPTVAEFVQSELAKVGVTVEINPISADEWYTKVFQERDFEATLQEHVNDRDVVWYGDPDFYWGYDNPQVTAWVQEAEQAATPEEQTEKLRLVNRQIAEDAASAWLYLHPQIVVSSSDVSGYPVNGLNSQFFVYDITKG comes from the coding sequence ATGACAAGATTCCACACCGTCCGAGCCGCTGTCGGTCTGATCCTCTCCGTCGCCGTGGTCGCCGGGTGCGGGTCGTCCGGCGACGACGAACGAGCCGCCGGCAACGAGGAGGCCGCGGTCATCCACGTCGGCTCCCTCTACGAGCCGCAGAACCTCAGCAACGTCGACGGCGGCGGCCAGGGCGTGACGGAGGCGCTGAACGGTAACGTCTACGAGAGCCTGTTCAAGCTGACGGACGACGGCGAGCTCGAGAACCTCCTCGCCGAGGACTACTCGGTCAGCCCCGACGGCCTGACGTACACCGTCACGCTGCGCGAGGGTGTCGCGTTCCACTCCGGCAAGCCGGTGACGTCCGAGGACGTGAGGAGCAGCGTCGAGCGGGTCACGGCGGAGTCCTCGCAGTCGGCGCGGAAGTCCTCGTTCGAGCCGCTGGCCTCCATCGAGACGCCGGACGAGCGGACGGTGGTCTTCACGCTCGCGACTCCGTCGATCTCCTTCCCCTACAACCTCTCCTACGTGTGGATCGTCAACACCGACGCCGGGGACCTCAAGACGGAGGAGGACGGGACCGGGCCCTACACCGTGGGCGACTGGACCCGCGGGTCCAGCCTGTCGCTGGCCCGGTGGGACGAGTACTGGGGCGAGCCGGCGGCCAACGCCGAGGTGGTCTTCCAGTACTTCACGGACGCCAGCGCCATGGGCAACGCCCTGCTGACCAACGAGGTGGACATCCTCACCTCGGTCCAGAGCCCCGACGCCCTGGCGCAGTTCGAGGGCAACCCCGACTACACGATCGCGGAGGGCACCTCGACCACCAAGGAGCTCCTCGCGTTCAACGACCAGATGGCGCCCTTCGACGACGTCCAGGTCCGCAAGGCGGTCTACTCGGCCATCGACCGGGAGAAGCTGCTGAGCTCGATCTGGGGCGACTACGGGACGCTCATCGGCTCGATGGTCCCGCCGACCGACCCCTGGTACGAGGACCTCACGGACGTCAACCCCTACGACCCCGCGCTCGCGGAGGAGCTCCTCGCCGAGGCCGGGCTCCCGGACGGGTTCTCGTTCACGCTGGACACGCCGACCTACGACCCGCACCCGACCGTGGCCGAGTTCGTGCAGAGCGAGCTGGCCAAGGTGGGCGTGACGGTGGAGATCAACCCGATCTCCGCCGACGAGTGGTACACCAAGGTTTTCCAGGAGCGAGACTTCGAGGCCACGCTCCAGGAGCACGTCAACGACCGCGACGTCGTCTGGTACGGCGACCCCGACTTCTACTGGGGCTACGACAACCCCCAGGTCACCGCCTGGGTCCAGGAGGCGGAGCAGGCCGCCACCCCGGAGGAGCAGACGGAGAAGCTGCGCCTGGTGAACCGACAGATCGCGGAGGACGCGGCCAGCGCCTGGCTGTACCTCCACCCGCAGATCGTGGTCTCCTCGAGCGACGTCTCCGGCTACCCGGTCAACGGCCTGAACTCGCAGTTCTTCGTCTACGACATCACCAAGGGCTGA
- a CDS encoding ABC transporter permease, with the protein MNAVARYVARRTLFLLLSLAVAMVVIFALLRLLPGDPANALLSVNATPEQIAAAREQVGADEPVLAQLTTWVGQVLAGDLGTSFVSGREVLPDVVDRLGVTIPLTLFAFVLAASLASVVGFVAAYRANRWYGVVLSGLAQLGIAVPVFWVGMVLVWILALDLGLFPSGGYPRAGWAEPAEALRYLTLPVATVVTVMTASLARYVRSATQDVLGSDYLRTARSLGSSLPHAFWRHGLRNASVPVIAILGVELATTLLGAVVVESVFSLPGLGSMLVRAIAQHDYPSIQGVLLVTTFLVLVIGFAADLLQRVVDPRLRRRTTGTAA; encoded by the coding sequence ATGAACGCCGTGGCACGCTACGTCGCGCGACGGACGCTGTTCCTTCTCCTGTCGCTCGCCGTCGCGATGGTGGTGATCTTCGCGCTGCTCAGGTTGCTCCCCGGGGACCCGGCGAACGCCCTGCTCTCGGTCAACGCGACGCCCGAGCAGATCGCGGCGGCACGGGAACAGGTGGGCGCCGACGAGCCCGTTCTCGCCCAGCTCACCACCTGGGTCGGGCAGGTGCTCGCCGGTGACCTGGGCACGTCGTTCGTCAGCGGTCGCGAGGTGCTGCCGGACGTCGTCGACCGCCTCGGGGTGACCATCCCACTGACGCTGTTCGCGTTCGTCCTCGCCGCGTCGCTGGCGAGCGTGGTCGGGTTCGTCGCCGCGTACCGCGCGAACCGCTGGTACGGCGTCGTCCTGTCCGGGCTGGCGCAGCTCGGCATCGCGGTGCCGGTCTTCTGGGTGGGCATGGTGCTGGTGTGGATCCTCGCGCTCGACCTGGGCCTGTTCCCGTCCGGAGGTTACCCCCGCGCGGGGTGGGCCGAGCCCGCGGAGGCGCTGCGCTACCTGACGCTTCCGGTGGCGACCGTCGTGACCGTCATGACCGCCTCGCTCGCGCGCTACGTGCGCTCCGCCACCCAGGACGTGCTGGGCAGCGACTACCTGCGCACCGCCCGCTCCCTCGGGTCCAGCCTGCCGCACGCGTTCTGGCGGCACGGCCTGCGCAACGCATCCGTGCCGGTGATCGCGATCCTGGGCGTGGAGCTGGCCACGACCCTGCTGGGCGCCGTCGTCGTCGAGAGCGTGTTCTCCCTGCCGGGGCTGGGCAGCATGCTCGTGCGGGCCATCGCCCAGCACGACTACCCGAGCATCCAAGGGGTCCTGCTCGTCACCACCTTCCTCGTGCTGGTGATCGGCTTCGCTGCCGA